From Pan troglodytes isolate AG18354 chromosome 1, NHGRI_mPanTro3-v2.0_pri, whole genome shotgun sequence:
tctatcaccgaggctggagagcagtggcatcaTAAtcgtggctcactacagccttggactcttgggctcaagtgatctgcccacttctgtcccccaagtagctgcggctgggactacaggccacacCACCAtgtatggctaattttttttttttttttgtcgaagcagtctcactatgttgcccaagctggtcttgaactcctgggcttaagggatcctctcacgttggcctcccaaagtgctgggattacaagtgtgagccaccgcaacaggtcttagataatattttctttctttcgtgTTTCGTATTTTTTTCCACCCCCAGCACACATATagcaagaataatttttttctaaaggcaGAGATAAACTTGTTTCTCTTttactctctttctttctttctttttttttttttttttttttgagacggagtctggctctgtcgcccaagctggagtgcagtggcgcaatctcggctcactgcaagctctgcctcccgggttcacgccattctcctgcctcagcctcccaagtggctaggactacagtcgcctgccaccacgcccggctaattgtgtgtgtgtgtgtgtatttttagtagagatggggtttcaccgtgttagccaggatggtctcgatctcctgacctcgtgatccgcccgcctcggcctcccaaagtgctgggattacaggcgtgagccaccgcgcccggcaaactTGTTTCTTTATACCCGTGTTGTTCATATTTCAGCTTCCTGGTTACCAAGGCTGCACATTCATGGCCGATTGAGTGAGATTTCAGGAGTACTGCACCTTAAGTGGGCCATATTAAAAGATCCACGTGAAGAATGACATTTTTAGTTCAAATCTCTGTTTTCCTAAGCTATTTGGTCAGAGAAATCACACATGGGTCCCCATAAGAGAGATCGTTCCAACTGAAGCCCCAGGATGTGTctagggaggctgtgtgtgttggggtggtgGGGCCGATTCTGTATAACTAATTTACGTTTTCACCCTGTTCCACCAGGGGGCAGACTGACTCAACAAATAACCTACTTCTGCGCATCCCGCTTTTTTCAAAGTGAATTGGGACCCATAGAACTAAGGGCTTGGACAACTAACAGTAAAATTCTAGGACTGCCTTTTACTCAGCCCCAGAAACCGATGATAACTCATCTTCTAGCTTCGTTGAATAGCATCTCCAAAACtcagccccatttttttttttcaatttctagtGCTCTCCCTACCTTCACCCTTATTCCCAAAACTCTTGGTTCTCTTCCCCAATCCCTCTAAAATTTCTCTTCTAAAATTTCTGGTCGTCGTGGTTAAACCTCTACTTCCCTTCACCCCAGCCTCTCTGGCCTCAGAATGGAAGAGTAAGGTCCTAAGAGGGGAGCTACAATTACCGAAAGGCTGTGGAAAATAGCGAGAGAGACAGGCCGGCCTAAGCTAGGAAGGGAAAACCGAGAGAACAGAGGCCGGGCTGGCAGCCTTGGCCTGCTCAAAAGGGTGGGCGGGCAGGGGGTGGAGCCCGGAGGGGTGCCGCCTCTCCTCTTTCCCGGAGCCTGGGCGGAGAGGGAGGAAAACTTCTTCCTGGCCTGGGCTCCGTGCCGCTCTGTTTGCCAACCGTCCAGTCCCGCCTACCAGTGCCGGGcgctccccacccctcccccggCTCCCCCGGTGTCCGCCATGGCCAAAGCCTACGACCACCTCTTCAAGTTGCTGCTGATCGGGGACTCGGGGGTGGGCAAGACTTGTCTGATCATTCGCTTTGCAGAGGACAACTTCAACAACACTTACATCTCCACCATCGGTGAGCCCGCTGGCCATGTCCCAGACCCCGACTCTCCTGTGACCTCCTTCTCCGGCTCCCGGATTACTAGTGACCCCACTTTTCAGTCCCCTTAGAGTAAGGCTCCTAAATTCTAGTCCCTCAACCCCTAGCTCTGACCCTTCCCCCATGCATGTCTCTGTATAGTAACCAAACCTCTCACCTCTCTGAGGCCTTCAGGTAACTCTTCAACTGCTGCCAGCTCCTCATTTTCTTGGTACCATCGCCTTAGTCTCCCCGAATCCACAAGAactcttctctatttttctctgttcccctcttcccctacccccaccacCTAGAACTCTCTCGATCCACTCTCCATGTTTCCTGTATCCCTGTCCGCCGCATCTTTTTCTCCCGATCCGATCCGCTAGCCTCTTTCTGTCTTGCTGAGCTTCAAACTCTCCCACTGTGTCCCCACCTCACCATCTACTTCCCAGGttccctgccccagtctccctGCACCTCAGCTGAACAAGGGTTTGGGAAGGGTGGAACAAGGTGGCTGGGTGTGCTGGAGGGTGGCCCAAGGACTGTGATCATGAATATGCAGCCAGCTTGGTGAGGAACGTGGAAATGAGGGGACTTTTGGGGTCTCTGAGTCAGCCTGGTGACTCATCCTCCTCCCAGGGGCCCCCAGCAGGCTTGGGGGAGGTGCCCAAGTTTCTACTAAGAAGAACAttgtctcccctcctcccttctcttctttcttcatctCCTCTGGCTTGGGAAATAGACAGGAAGAGTCTCACGACAATTCTGGttacaaaggaaaaggaaaaatgccCCTCTCTCCTAATTGTCTCAAAAGTAATCCTGTTTAGCCTCAGACTTTCCTAGTGCCAAGTTTGGCCCACTAGTTAATTCACATAGACTGGCTTCAGCTACTTTTTTCCTTACTCTCTACTAGGAGGGTAGGTGGGATACCAAGAGTAGAGGGCtctaagaaaacagagaagaggaaTGTGAAAGTAATATCTGGGGGGAGACAGAGACTGAATTCAGAGAGTTGTCAGCTGGTATAACTGAATGGACCCAAGAGGCAGCCTAAGGATTTTAAGCCTCCATGCAGAATTTTCGTCACCTTTTCCCTCCCAAAATCCATAAAATGTACGTAAAAATAGTATTCTTGCTATACAAATACAGCTTTGGGAAAATTCTCCTAGCTTGGCATTTCCAACAAGATTGCTCCCCAAGTGCCTCCCCTGCAGAATTTCTGGTGCCAGCACTGCTCCGTTCCTGTCCCTTCCATCACACAGTtttacatgtgtgcatgcatgtctcAACTTCAGTGCATACCTTCCACCCCTAGGAATTGATTTCAAGATCCGCACTGTGGATATAGAGGGGAAGAAGATCAAACTACAAGTCTGGTAAGTCAGTCCTCTGGGATGCCTCGCCAGACTTCCCCATTTACCTCCTACAcgtttttccttctattttgtttcatttctcttcctttccccattgctcctTCTAGAAGTGCTAGAAGGAGCACTTCTGGCATTTCTCCGGATGCACTCAGCTGTCCTTCCATCTCTCTTCCTGCTCTCCCAACTAGTTGCAACTCTTTTGTAACTCTTGCCTCCTCTGGCTGCAGAGCATCCTCTTAATTTGACAACAAACAACTGTTCAGTCATAACATGGAAACAGGCTGTGAGCAGTTAAATGGCAAAGGCAGAATTAAGACTTGACTCTAAGTCTAGTGTTTTCTCCAAAATATGGTGAGCCCAGAGAGCCAAATATAGACCCTGAAGGTGTTTAAGTGGTATGAAGCTTAGTGGAGGCATTATGCTATGACATATAAGAGCAGACTGGTGCGCAAATCTGGTTCTTTTAGTTATCTCCTGCCTGACCTTCATTAATTATTCAGCCTATCCAaatctgtttcctcttttttttttttgagacagagttttgctcttgtcacccaggctggagtgcaatggcacaatctaggctcactttaacctccgcctcctgggttcaagtgattctccgacctcagcctcccaaatagctgggattacaggtgcccgccactaggccgggctaatttttgtatttttagtagagacgaggtttcaccatgttggccaggctggtctcgaactcctgacctcaggtgatccacccgcctcagcctcccaaagtgttgggattatagacgcaagccacggcacctggcgtgtttcctcatttttaaaatagagacaataaTACATGTCTTACAAGGAAAGAGTAAGGATTAGATAAAATGATACATacacagtgcttgacacatagcAAACATTCAATGAATAAGCAAAGACATCTTGTTTCTTGGGCCACTACCATCTCTGGAAATCAGCTCAACTGTCTTTAATCCCGTTCCCCTTTACTGTTTCCTTATTCTGTTGCCCCACCATGTTACAAAAGCTAAATTCTTGTGAGAGAGGAAGAATTATTCCATTGGAGAATTCTTCCCTCTATTCCATCCAATGAAACCTTCTCCTTCTTTAGGGACACGGCTGGCCAAGAGCGGTTCAAGACTATAACTACTGCCTACTACCGTGGAGCCATGGTATGAAGTGTGGGTCTGAACAAAGGATGAAGGATGAGGCTACAGAATATATTATGAATACAAAGGGTCAGGGGTTGGGGCAGGTAAAAATGGGAGGGTGCAGTGTGGGTTGCAGAGGGCCCAACATGGCCTAGTGTTTAGACCCATGGATGCGGGGTCACTTACAGGGCAGTGGGAAGCCTCAATGGGAACATGGTCCAAGGTGAATTTTGTCATCTCCCAGGGCATTATCCTAGTATACGACATCACGGATGAGAAATCTTTCGAGAATATTCAGAACTGGATGAAAAGCATCAAGGAGGTGAGGACCCTCCaaaagagatggggaaactggTTAGAACCTGGAGAATGAAGGGGTCCATCAGGATAGGCAagacctaacttttttttttttgagatgaagttttgc
This genomic window contains:
- the RAB13 gene encoding ras-related protein Rab-13 isoform X1, with protein sequence MAKAYDHLFKLLLIGDSGVGKTCLIIRFAEDNFNNTYISTIGIDFKIRTVDIEGKKIKLQVWDTAGQERFKTITTAYYRGAMGIILVYDITDEKSFENIQNWMKSIKENASAGVERLLLGNKCDMEAKRKVQKEQADKLAREHGIRFFETSAKSSMNVDEAFSSLARDILLKSGGRRSGNGNKPPSTDLKTCDKKNTNKCSLG